Proteins found in one Allorhizobium pseudoryzae genomic segment:
- a CDS encoding ABC transporter substrate-binding protein: MLKTLLATAALCALAASANAESVRMSVGSYNLNNLPFPVAASLGYYKDEGLDVTTENFAQGGSKVLQALVAGSTDVAVGFYDHTIQMQSQNKHVIGFVMMARNSGLVLAGKNDTDFDPAKPETIKGKKVGITSPGSSSDFFIRYYLKEHELSDNDVSIIGVGSGAAAVAALQQGKIDLLVNYDPAATIVVERGLGKILIDARSDQGAKDVYGGIYPTSVLYATQDYIEKNPEIIQKVTNATVKALHWIKAHSAEEIVAKLPDDFVSGDKQTYIKAVQAAKAIFSEDGKFEPANLETPLAVLKSFNESVAKATIDLNTTYTNKFVEAAASKSAN, encoded by the coding sequence ATGCTTAAGACCCTGCTCGCAACCGCCGCCCTGTGCGCCCTTGCCGCATCCGCGAACGCCGAATCCGTCAGAATGAGTGTCGGATCCTACAACCTCAACAACCTGCCCTTCCCCGTTGCCGCCAGCCTTGGCTACTACAAGGACGAAGGACTGGACGTCACGACGGAGAACTTCGCACAGGGCGGTTCCAAGGTCCTCCAGGCCCTCGTCGCCGGTTCGACGGATGTCGCCGTCGGCTTCTACGACCACACGATCCAGATGCAGTCGCAGAACAAGCATGTCATCGGCTTCGTGATGATGGCCCGCAATTCGGGCCTCGTGCTGGCCGGCAAGAACGACACCGACTTCGACCCTGCCAAGCCGGAAACCATCAAGGGCAAGAAGGTCGGCATCACCTCTCCGGGTTCGTCATCCGACTTCTTCATCCGGTACTATTTGAAGGAACACGAGCTCAGCGATAACGACGTCTCGATCATCGGCGTCGGTTCTGGCGCGGCGGCCGTGGCAGCGCTGCAGCAGGGCAAGATCGACCTCCTCGTCAACTACGATCCGGCGGCCACGATCGTCGTCGAGCGTGGCCTCGGCAAGATCCTCATCGATGCCCGCAGCGACCAGGGCGCCAAGGATGTCTACGGCGGCATCTACCCGACCTCGGTTCTCTACGCCACGCAGGACTACATCGAGAAAAACCCCGAAATCATCCAGAAGGTCACCAACGCGACCGTCAAGGCGCTGCACTGGATCAAGGCCCATTCTGCAGAAGAAATCGTCGCGAAGCTTCCGGACGACTTCGTGTCGGGCGACAAGCAGACTTACATCAAGGCTGTCCAGGCGGCGAAGGCGATCTTCTCCGAAGACGGCAAGTTCGAGCCGGCCAACCTCGAAACCCCGCTCGCCGTGCTGAAGAGCTTCAATGAATCCGTCGCCAAGGCGACGATCGACCTCAACACCACCTACACCAACAAATTCGTTGAAGCAGCGGCTTCGAAGAGCGCAAACTGA
- a CDS encoding 4-oxalomesaconate tautomerase, whose product MNDLLRIPCVLMRGGTSRGPFFLASDLPRDQAQRDAALLSIMGSGHPLQIDGIGGGNPVTSKVAIIGPSTIKGADVDYLFAQVRTDRQYVDYSPNCGNMLAAVGPFAIEAGLIEAKGRNTLVRIHNVNTGKLIEAKVPTSGRDVIYLGDSSIDGVPGLAAPIALTFVDAAGAKTGKLLPTGKPVDVIDGIEVTAIDCAIPMVLMRAADVGLTGYEDPQSLTDNRDLIARMTAIRIKAGERMGMGDVSDMVIPKPVLLSPARKGSTLSVRYFMPNECHPALATTGAVGVATAAVTEGTVAYDLAGRPSLPAEIGIEHPAGRLDVQLEMRNGAIAAGLVRTARRLFEGYAFAKPLAAIEDAA is encoded by the coding sequence ATGAATGATCTCCTGAGGATCCCCTGTGTGCTGATGCGCGGCGGAACGTCCCGCGGGCCGTTTTTCCTGGCATCCGACCTTCCGCGTGATCAGGCGCAGCGTGACGCCGCCCTGTTGTCCATCATGGGCTCCGGGCACCCGCTGCAGATCGACGGAATCGGTGGCGGCAATCCCGTCACCTCAAAAGTGGCGATCATCGGCCCGTCCACGATCAAAGGCGCCGACGTCGATTATCTCTTTGCGCAGGTCCGGACGGACCGCCAGTACGTCGATTATTCGCCCAACTGCGGCAACATGCTGGCAGCCGTCGGTCCGTTTGCCATCGAGGCCGGCCTGATCGAGGCGAAGGGCCGAAACACGCTCGTCCGCATCCATAACGTCAACACCGGCAAGCTGATCGAGGCCAAGGTGCCGACGAGCGGCAGGGACGTGATCTATCTCGGCGATTCCTCGATCGACGGCGTGCCGGGGCTTGCCGCCCCGATCGCCCTCACCTTTGTGGATGCAGCCGGCGCGAAGACCGGCAAGCTGCTGCCGACGGGAAAACCGGTTGACGTGATCGACGGCATCGAGGTGACGGCTATCGACTGCGCCATACCCATGGTGCTGATGCGCGCTGCGGATGTCGGACTGACGGGCTACGAGGACCCTCAATCGCTGACAGACAACCGCGACCTGATCGCCCGCATGACGGCCATCCGCATCAAGGCCGGCGAGCGCATGGGCATGGGCGACGTGAGCGACATGGTCATCCCGAAGCCGGTCCTTCTGTCACCGGCACGCAAGGGCAGCACCCTGTCCGTGCGCTATTTCATGCCGAACGAATGCCATCCTGCCCTCGCGACAACCGGCGCCGTCGGCGTTGCAACGGCAGCGGTGACCGAAGGAACCGTCGCCTACGACCTGGCGGGCCGGCCTTCGCTCCCCGCCGAGATCGGCATCGAGCACCCCGCAGGTCGCCTGGACGTGCAGCTCGAAATGCGCAACGGCGCCATCGCGGCCGGTCTCGTCCGGACGGCGCGACGACTTTTTGAAGGCTATGCCTTCGCAAAACCCCTCGCAGCGATTGAAGACGCTGCGTAG
- a CDS encoding LysR family transcriptional regulator, whose translation MSINCEILDLRAFQSVVEFGSFHRAAEALHISQPALTRRIQKLEQSIGAPLLERTTRHVAPTAMGQEVMPLVRRMLEEFDGSLFAVRDGAQRRGLITMACVPTAAFYFLPTVIKTFSEQYPHIRLRIRDLTANEGLQAVARGEVEFGINLMGNSDPDLSFEPLIDDPFVLAMRKDHPLAQYETIEWGQLEPYPLVVVDRSSGNRTLLDGALARHNLKLNWFYEVTHLNTSLGLVEAGLGISVLPRLATPQEEHPFLIAKPIVNPVVSRTIGIVQRRSSALSPAAEKFVKLLLKVWKTP comes from the coding sequence ATGAGCATCAATTGCGAAATTCTGGATCTCCGGGCGTTTCAATCGGTGGTGGAATTCGGAAGCTTCCATCGAGCAGCGGAAGCGCTTCACATTTCCCAGCCCGCGCTGACGCGGCGCATTCAGAAGCTCGAGCAGTCGATTGGAGCGCCGCTTCTGGAACGCACGACGCGCCATGTCGCCCCCACCGCGATGGGCCAGGAGGTGATGCCGCTCGTGCGGCGGATGCTGGAGGAGTTCGACGGCTCGCTGTTTGCCGTCCGCGATGGCGCGCAGCGCCGCGGATTGATCACCATGGCTTGCGTGCCGACGGCGGCCTTCTACTTCCTGCCCACCGTCATCAAGACGTTTAGCGAGCAATATCCGCATATTCGCTTGCGCATCCGCGACCTGACCGCCAATGAAGGCCTGCAGGCGGTGGCACGGGGCGAGGTGGAATTCGGCATCAATCTGATGGGCAATTCGGACCCGGATCTGTCATTCGAACCTCTGATCGATGACCCATTCGTGCTGGCCATGCGCAAGGATCATCCGCTGGCGCAGTACGAGACGATCGAGTGGGGCCAGCTCGAACCCTATCCTTTGGTGGTCGTGGATCGGTCGAGCGGGAACCGGACGCTGCTCGACGGCGCGCTCGCGCGACACAATCTGAAATTGAATTGGTTCTACGAGGTGACGCACCTCAACACGTCGCTGGGGCTGGTGGAAGCAGGGCTGGGGATTTCGGTGCTGCCCCGGCTTGCGACGCCACAGGAGGAACACCCCTTTCTCATTGCCAAGCCGATCGTCAATCCGGTCGTCTCACGAACGATCGGCATTGTTCAGCGTCGCAGCAGCGCCCTGTCGCCCGCAGCAGAGAAATTCGTCAAACTGCTGCTGAAAGTCTGGAAGACGCCATAA
- a CDS encoding ABC transporter ATP-binding protein has product MSIRAENLGWKVGSKTILEEVCLTAKPGEMLGLLGPNGSGKTSLLRLLAGLKRPHAGQITLDGQDISRVRRRTIAQRVAFIEQHATTNAHLKVVDVVKLGRFPHRSMFSGWTTEDDAAVNYALDRTELTAKRNDAWQSLSGGEKQRAHLARALAQSPKELILDEPTNHLDVHHQISLLRLVSDLRITSIIALHDLNHAAMFCDRLLVLQAGKVVASGTPDDVLTRELLNDVFSVDAHVSPSPYDGKPHIHFVR; this is encoded by the coding sequence ATGAGCATACGGGCGGAAAATCTTGGCTGGAAGGTCGGCTCGAAGACAATCCTCGAGGAGGTGTGTCTGACCGCCAAGCCTGGCGAAATGCTGGGACTGCTCGGGCCGAATGGATCTGGAAAGACCTCGCTGCTGCGGCTGCTGGCAGGGCTGAAGCGACCCCATGCGGGGCAGATCACCCTCGATGGACAAGACATCAGCCGGGTGCGCCGGCGAACGATTGCACAGCGTGTCGCGTTCATCGAACAGCACGCGACCACCAATGCGCATCTCAAGGTCGTAGATGTCGTCAAGCTTGGCCGTTTTCCGCATCGGTCCATGTTTTCCGGGTGGACCACCGAGGACGATGCTGCGGTCAACTATGCTCTTGATCGAACGGAACTGACTGCCAAGCGGAACGACGCCTGGCAGAGCTTGTCAGGGGGAGAAAAGCAGCGCGCCCACTTGGCCCGCGCGCTTGCCCAATCCCCGAAGGAACTCATTCTCGACGAGCCGACCAACCATCTCGACGTTCATCATCAGATCAGCCTTTTGCGGCTCGTCTCGGACCTTCGGATCACCAGCATCATCGCGCTGCATGACCTGAACCATGCGGCAATGTTTTGTGATCGCCTGCTCGTTCTGCAGGCAGGAAAGGTCGTTGCGTCGGGCACCCCTGACGATGTTCTGACCCGCGAACTGCTCAACGACGTGTTCTCTGTGGACGCGCATGTGTCTCCCTCCCCCTATGATGGAAAACCGCACATCCATTTCGTGCGGTGA
- a CDS encoding FecCD family ABC transporter permease — translation MAGIAFVSLVAISLVVAISVGIGDMPIPLSTTYTAITNKLGWTDVQLNRIHETVIWEYRLSRALVAVFCGAGLALCGAIMQALLRNPLAEPYVLGISAGASTGAVAVVILGIGAGAVSLSAGAFAGAFAAFLLVALLSSGARGGADRTILAGVATSQLFNAATSYIVTTSGNAQQARDVMFWLLGSFGGVRWPEFGLVSVIVGLGLIVCLFYSRVLDAFAFGDEAASSLGVDVGRARVILFALTAIMTATIVSMVGTIGFVGLVVPHATRFVVGPLHARLLPACAVVGAVFMVLADIASRTLIPQQVLPIGVVTALVGVPFFSIILYKLQRTS, via the coding sequence ATTGCAGGCATCGCGTTCGTCTCGCTTGTCGCCATCTCGCTGGTCGTTGCCATCAGCGTGGGGATCGGTGACATGCCGATCCCGTTGTCAACAACCTATACCGCGATCACCAACAAGCTGGGCTGGACGGATGTTCAGCTCAACCGCATCCACGAAACCGTGATCTGGGAGTACCGGCTGAGCCGTGCACTGGTCGCGGTCTTTTGCGGCGCTGGCCTTGCCCTGTGCGGGGCGATCATGCAGGCGCTGCTGCGGAACCCTTTGGCAGAACCCTACGTGCTCGGCATTTCAGCCGGCGCATCGACCGGGGCCGTTGCGGTCGTCATCCTGGGAATTGGTGCGGGCGCGGTGTCTCTTTCGGCCGGCGCTTTCGCCGGGGCATTCGCAGCGTTTCTGTTGGTGGCGCTTCTGTCCAGCGGTGCACGCGGCGGCGCCGACAGAACGATCCTCGCCGGCGTTGCGACATCGCAACTGTTCAACGCGGCGACCTCCTATATCGTCACCACGTCCGGCAATGCTCAGCAGGCGCGCGATGTGATGTTCTGGCTGCTCGGCAGCTTTGGCGGCGTTCGCTGGCCGGAGTTTGGGCTCGTGTCCGTGATCGTCGGCCTCGGGTTGATCGTCTGTCTCTTCTATTCGCGCGTGCTTGACGCCTTCGCCTTCGGCGATGAGGCGGCCTCATCCCTTGGGGTCGATGTCGGTCGAGCGCGGGTCATTCTGTTTGCCCTGACTGCCATCATGACCGCGACGATCGTGAGCATGGTCGGCACCATCGGCTTCGTCGGGCTTGTCGTTCCACACGCCACCCGCTTCGTGGTGGGCCCCCTCCACGCGCGCCTCCTGCCCGCATGCGCGGTTGTCGGCGCGGTGTTCATGGTGCTGGCGGATATCGCCTCGCGCACGCTGATCCCACAGCAGGTACTGCCCATCGGGGTTGTCACCGCATTGGTCGGCGTTCCCTTCTTCTCCATCATCCTTTACAAACTTCAGCGCACATCATGA
- a CDS encoding ABC transporter substrate-binding protein, which translates to MINRLVVRAGMSAITGLLAMPALAASTTYPLTIENCGAKVTFDKAPERAIGLGQNSAEIMLLLGLEDRMAGTAFWPNKVLPQLAEANAKVKVLTVEFPTFEAILAQNPDFVAAALPSLLGPSSKVAKREDFEKVGVPSYISPSTCVAEGQAKDKFGYGDRSKLWNMDTLYQEIDELAEIFDVRDRGDALIADLKKREAALRAEAPKDGKKLSYVFWFSSPSPSADAYVGGKYTASGFIADVLGGTNAISSEAEAPAIGWESIIASNPDVIVVAQVDRNRWDLDKSEAKIKFLTTDPATMQMPAVKNKAIVVMDGQAMNPTVRTIYGAEQVAEQLKRLGLK; encoded by the coding sequence ATGATCAACAGGTTAGTTGTACGGGCAGGTATGAGCGCAATCACCGGCCTGCTCGCCATGCCGGCCCTGGCGGCCTCGACGACATATCCGCTGACCATCGAGAACTGCGGCGCGAAAGTGACGTTTGACAAGGCGCCGGAGCGCGCCATCGGCCTTGGCCAGAACAGCGCGGAGATCATGCTGCTCCTCGGGCTCGAAGACCGGATGGCGGGCACCGCCTTCTGGCCGAACAAGGTGCTTCCGCAACTCGCCGAAGCCAATGCGAAAGTCAAAGTTCTGACGGTTGAATTCCCGACCTTCGAAGCCATTCTGGCACAGAACCCGGATTTCGTCGCAGCCGCGCTGCCAAGCCTGCTTGGCCCCTCGAGCAAGGTTGCCAAGCGCGAGGACTTCGAGAAGGTTGGCGTACCAAGCTACATCTCCCCGAGCACGTGCGTCGCCGAAGGCCAGGCCAAGGACAAGTTTGGCTACGGCGACAGATCGAAGCTCTGGAACATGGACACCCTTTACCAGGAAATCGATGAACTCGCCGAGATCTTCGATGTCCGCGACCGGGGCGACGCCTTGATTGCCGACCTGAAGAAGCGGGAGGCGGCGTTGCGCGCCGAGGCGCCCAAGGACGGAAAGAAGCTCTCCTACGTTTTCTGGTTTTCCAGCCCCTCTCCGTCTGCCGATGCGTATGTGGGCGGTAAGTACACTGCGTCCGGCTTTATCGCCGATGTGCTGGGTGGAACGAACGCCATCTCCTCCGAGGCCGAGGCTCCCGCCATCGGCTGGGAAAGCATCATCGCCAGCAATCCCGATGTCATTGTCGTCGCGCAGGTCGACCGCAACCGATGGGACCTCGACAAGTCGGAGGCCAAGATCAAGTTCCTGACCACGGATCCCGCGACGATGCAGATGCCCGCGGTCAAGAACAAGGCAATCGTGGTCATGGACGGCCAGGCCATGAATCCGACGGTGCGAACGATCTACGGCGCCGAACAGGTGGCCGAACAGCTGAAAAGGCTTGGCCTGAAGTGA
- a CDS encoding DapH/DapD/GlmU-related protein, with amino-acid sequence MKMLREEPTIHETASVIGCDLGRWTEIQAHVTMRDSQFGDYSYIVKGGNVVWSTIGKFCSIAEGARINPGNHATWRASQHHFTYRAQQYGLGEDDADFFQWRKDHWVTIGHDVWIGHGVTVLAGVTIGTGAVIGAGAVVSRDVEPYTIVGGVPAKFIKRRFTEAEAEALLAIAWWDWSHEALSHALPDIRGLTIDAFIEKYRRA; translated from the coding sequence ATGAAGATGCTCCGCGAAGAGCCGACCATCCATGAAACCGCCAGCGTCATCGGTTGCGATCTCGGCCGCTGGACGGAGATCCAGGCGCATGTGACGATGCGCGACAGCCAGTTCGGCGACTATTCCTATATCGTCAAGGGCGGCAATGTCGTCTGGTCGACGATCGGCAAGTTCTGCTCGATCGCCGAAGGCGCGCGGATCAATCCGGGCAATCACGCCACCTGGCGCGCCAGCCAGCACCATTTCACCTACCGCGCCCAGCAGTATGGTCTGGGCGAGGATGACGCCGACTTCTTCCAATGGCGCAAGGATCACTGGGTGACCATCGGCCACGATGTGTGGATCGGCCATGGCGTCACGGTGCTCGCCGGCGTGACGATCGGCACGGGGGCGGTGATCGGCGCCGGCGCGGTCGTCTCCAGGGATGTCGAACCCTACACCATCGTCGGCGGCGTTCCGGCCAAGTTCATCAAGCGGCGCTTCACCGAGGCTGAGGCCGAAGCCCTGTTGGCAATCGCCTGGTGGGACTGGTCACACGAGGCGCTGAGCCACGCACTTCCCGACATCCGCGGGCTTACGATCGACGCCTTCATCGAAAAGTATCGTCGGGCCTAG
- the phnE gene encoding phosphonate ABC transporter, permease protein PhnE: MQTTISPIEIADWRQRMPQAFRQPLAVRLRRWALFACFAALFAWCLYDFGFSPERIVNGLARLGRVLSFMLPPHVWTEWDEIAAILEGLGETLSMAFLGTVLGAIAAFPQSFLGAKTINRLALLRFGVRRGFDIIRAFETLILALVFIRAFGLGPLAGVMAIAVSEVGVLAKLYAEAIENISNKPVEGVVASGGSRLQAIRFAMMPQVMPVLLSITLYNFESNVRSGTILGIVGAGGIGFLLSDRIGAYRWDEAWSIILLIIVMVYVIDALSAVIRTRFIGTMGTTR; the protein is encoded by the coding sequence ATGCAGACCACGATCTCTCCCATTGAAATTGCCGACTGGCGTCAAAGGATGCCGCAGGCATTCCGCCAACCGCTCGCCGTTCGGCTGCGCCGATGGGCGCTGTTCGCTTGCTTTGCCGCGCTGTTTGCCTGGTGCCTCTACGACTTCGGCTTTTCGCCGGAGCGCATCGTCAACGGACTGGCACGACTGGGCCGCGTGCTGTCCTTCATGTTGCCGCCGCATGTCTGGACCGAATGGGACGAAATCGCCGCGATCCTGGAGGGCTTGGGCGAGACGCTTTCCATGGCTTTCCTCGGCACCGTCCTCGGTGCCATCGCAGCCTTCCCGCAGTCCTTCCTGGGCGCCAAGACGATCAACCGGTTGGCGCTGCTGCGGTTCGGCGTGCGCCGCGGCTTCGATATCATCCGCGCCTTCGAAACGCTGATCCTGGCGCTGGTCTTCATCCGCGCCTTCGGGCTCGGGCCACTCGCCGGTGTCATGGCGATTGCCGTCAGCGAGGTCGGCGTGCTGGCGAAACTCTACGCCGAAGCCATCGAGAACATTTCCAACAAGCCGGTGGAAGGGGTGGTCGCATCCGGCGGCTCTCGCCTGCAGGCGATCCGTTTCGCCATGATGCCGCAGGTCATGCCGGTGCTTCTGTCGATCACGCTCTACAATTTCGAATCCAACGTTCGCTCCGGCACCATTCTCGGCATCGTCGGCGCCGGCGGCATCGGCTTCCTGCTCTCCGACCGCATCGGCGCCTACCGCTGGGACGAGGCCTGGTCGATCATCCTTTTGATCATCGTGATGGTCTACGTGATCGATGCCCTGTCCGCCGTCATCCGCACCCGTTTCATCGGCACCATGGGGACCACACGATGA
- the phnE gene encoding phosphonate ABC transporter, permease protein PhnE yields the protein MTAAFADPPTSSAIADFERAFAAHRNRARLRIALVAMVFVTLFLMTADFANFFKVTQVTAADGSRAERWILLAGLPRLGEYLAKTIPALSWGTLGSDLATWFWRWKIWTWLLLETVLIAFMATVLGVAGGFLLSFPASRNLSPNRWVLTITRRCLEIARTVPELVFALIFVFCFGVGPMAGVLAIALHTCGSLGKLYSEANENLDMRPLEGVKSSGGSWADQIRYGAVPQVLPNIISYTLLRFEINVRSSSIIGYVGAGGLGQELRTAVSLQEYTDLSALFIIIFVSVFVIDWGSEKLRHRLIGLERT from the coding sequence ATGACAGCCGCTTTTGCCGATCCTCCGACGTCATCCGCCATCGCTGATTTTGAACGCGCGTTTGCCGCCCACCGCAATCGCGCACGACTGCGGATCGCGCTGGTGGCGATGGTGTTTGTCACACTTTTCCTGATGACGGCCGATTTCGCCAACTTCTTCAAGGTGACACAGGTCACCGCTGCGGATGGCTCGCGCGCCGAACGCTGGATCCTGCTCGCCGGCCTGCCGCGTCTGGGGGAATATCTGGCCAAGACCATTCCAGCTCTATCCTGGGGGACGCTCGGCAGTGACCTTGCGACCTGGTTCTGGCGCTGGAAGATCTGGACCTGGCTGCTGCTGGAGACGGTTCTCATCGCCTTCATGGCGACGGTGCTCGGTGTTGCGGGCGGCTTCCTGCTGTCGTTTCCGGCCTCGCGCAACCTGTCGCCCAACCGCTGGGTGCTGACGATCACCCGGCGCTGTCTCGAGATTGCCCGGACCGTTCCGGAACTCGTCTTCGCGCTGATCTTCGTTTTCTGTTTCGGGGTCGGCCCGATGGCCGGAGTGCTGGCCATTGCGCTTCACACCTGCGGCTCGCTCGGCAAGCTGTATTCGGAGGCCAACGAGAACCTCGACATGCGGCCGCTGGAGGGCGTCAAGTCTTCCGGGGGCAGTTGGGCGGACCAGATCCGCTATGGCGCGGTGCCACAAGTGCTGCCGAACATCATCAGCTACACGCTGCTGCGCTTCGAGATCAATGTGCGCTCCTCCTCGATCATCGGCTATGTCGGCGCCGGCGGTCTTGGCCAAGAACTGCGCACAGCCGTCTCGCTGCAGGAATACACCGATCTCTCGGCGCTCTTCATCATCATCTTCGTTTCGGTCTTCGTCATCGACTGGGGCTCGGAAAAGCTGCGCCACAGGCTGATCGGCCTGGAAAGGACCTGA
- the phnD gene encoding phosphonate ABC transporter substrate-binding protein — protein MRFLAATALLALVSVPAMAADWKTDYKVVRFGITSAENEKDRLARYQPFKDYLKRTLGVDVEIFTAGSYDGVIQALAANQIEFAFLGSSAYAAAYTETKGGVEPLLTAQQEDGSTGYYSIVAVRCDSPYKKIEDLKGKVLAFADPDSTSGYAVPNYNLVKQGFEPATYFSAIPFSGSHEAGVQGVVNGQFDAAATYINNEKSGIPQRMVSKGMIKAGEICWIWKSPEITSGPFTARKNLPPELISAMKDAVKNVPTADPAAFKEMSGAESSTAKGYVDVNHDRYQWIVDMRAWLKAQRKS, from the coding sequence ATGCGATTTCTTGCCGCGACCGCGCTTCTCGCCCTCGTATCCGTCCCCGCGATGGCCGCCGACTGGAAGACCGACTACAAGGTCGTTCGTTTCGGCATTACTTCGGCCGAGAACGAAAAGGACCGTCTCGCCCGCTATCAGCCGTTCAAGGATTATCTGAAGCGCACGCTCGGCGTCGATGTCGAGATCTTCACTGCCGGCAGCTATGACGGCGTCATCCAGGCGCTGGCCGCAAACCAGATCGAATTCGCCTTCCTCGGTTCGTCCGCCTATGCCGCGGCCTATACCGAAACCAAGGGCGGCGTCGAACCGCTGTTGACGGCCCAGCAGGAAGACGGTTCGACCGGTTACTATTCGATTGTCGCCGTGCGCTGCGACAGCCCCTACAAGAAGATCGAAGACCTGAAGGGCAAGGTTCTGGCCTTTGCCGATCCGGATTCCACCAGCGGCTACGCGGTTCCGAACTATAACCTGGTGAAGCAGGGCTTTGAGCCCGCGACCTACTTCTCCGCCATCCCCTTCTCTGGCAGTCATGAGGCAGGCGTGCAGGGCGTGGTGAACGGCCAGTTCGATGCCGCCGCGACCTATATCAACAACGAAAAGAGCGGCATTCCGCAGCGCATGGTCTCCAAGGGCATGATCAAGGCCGGCGAAATCTGCTGGATCTGGAAATCGCCCGAAATCACCTCCGGCCCCTTCACCGCGCGCAAGAACCTGCCGCCGGAACTGATCAGCGCCATGAAGGACGCCGTGAAGAACGTGCCGACCGCCGATCCGGCGGCCTTCAAGGAAATGAGCGGCGCGGAAAGCTCCACCGCCAAGGGCTATGTCGATGTCAACCACGACCGGTACCAGTGGATCGTCGACATGCGCGCCTGGCTGAAGGCCCAGCGCAAGAGCTGA
- the phnC gene encoding phosphonate ABC transporter ATP-binding protein: protein MEKHNLTLSGLGRSFGSTRAVDGVSLDIGPGEFVGIIGRSGAGKSTLLRLVNRLVEPTDGRITFGGQEITALKGRSLREWRRQCAMIFQQFNLIDRLDVLTNVLVGRLAAHGFASSMAMRFTDAERALAIRALDRLDLAPQALQKAGTLSGGQQQRVAIARALVQNPRILLADEPIASLDPGNATRVMDALRSINNEDGITVLVNLHTLDTARAYCDRIIGMRAGRVIFDGGAHQLTGDVVRDIYGSDDLSEFNESVTSTAIRPAVHA, encoded by the coding sequence ATGGAAAAGCACAATCTCACCTTAAGCGGCCTTGGCCGCAGCTTCGGATCCACCCGCGCGGTGGACGGCGTCAGCCTCGACATCGGTCCCGGCGAATTCGTCGGGATCATCGGCCGCTCCGGTGCGGGCAAATCCACCCTGCTGAGGCTGGTGAACCGGCTGGTCGAACCGACCGATGGCCGCATCACCTTCGGGGGCCAGGAGATCACGGCGCTGAAGGGGCGGTCGTTGCGTGAGTGGCGGCGCCAGTGCGCGATGATCTTTCAGCAGTTCAACCTCATCGACCGCCTGGATGTCCTGACCAACGTGCTGGTCGGCCGGCTTGCCGCGCATGGCTTTGCGAGCTCGATGGCCATGCGCTTCACCGATGCGGAGCGGGCGCTGGCGATCCGGGCGCTGGATCGCCTGGACCTCGCGCCCCAGGCGCTCCAAAAGGCCGGCACGCTCTCCGGCGGGCAGCAGCAACGTGTGGCGATTGCCCGCGCGCTCGTCCAGAACCCTCGCATTCTCCTGGCCGACGAACCGATCGCCAGCCTCGACCCCGGCAATGCAACCCGCGTCATGGATGCGCTGCGGTCGATCAACAACGAGGACGGCATCACCGTACTCGTCAACCTGCACACGCTGGATACGGCGCGGGCCTATTGCGACCGCATCATCGGCATGCGCGCCGGTCGCGTCATCTTCGACGGCGGCGCCCACCAGCTCACCGGCGATGTCGTGCGCGACATCTATGGCAGCGACGATCTCAGTGAATTCAATGAATCCGTGACGTCGACGGCGATCCGCCCGGCGGTTCACGCCTGA